In Acomys russatus chromosome 26, mAcoRus1.1, whole genome shotgun sequence, a genomic segment contains:
- the Junb gene encoding transcription factor JunB: MCTKMEQPFYHDDSYAAAGYGRTPSSLSLHDYKLLKPTLTLNLADPYRGLKGPGARGPGPEGSGASSYFSGQGSDTGASLKLASTELERLIVPNSNGVITTTPTPPGQYFYPRGGGSGGGTGGGVTEEQEGFADGFVKALDDLHKMNHVTPPNVSLGASGGPQAGPGGVYAGPEPPPVYTNLSSYSPASAPSGGSGTAVGSGSSYPTATISYLPHAPPFAGGHPTQLSLSRGASAFKEEPQTVPEARSRDATPPVSPINMEDQERIKVERKRLRNRLAATKCRKRKLERIARLEDKVKTLKAENAGLSSTAGLLREQVAQLKQKVMTHVSNGCQLLLGVKGHAF, from the coding sequence ATGTGCACGAAAATGGAACAGCCTTTCTATCACGACGACTCATACGCAGCGGCGGGATACGGTCGGACCCCTAGCAGTCTGTCTCTACACGACTACAAACTCCTGAAACCCACCTTGACGCTCAACCTGGCAGATCCCTACCGGGGTCTCAAGGGCCCTGGAGCGCGCGGTCCAGGCCCAGAGGGCAGTGGGGCAAGCAGCTACTTTTCGGGTCAGGGATCAGACACAGGCGCATCTCTGAAGCTAGCCTCCACGGAACTGGAGCGCTTGATCGTCCCCAACAGCAACGGCGTGATCACGACGACGCCCACGCCTCCGGGACAGTACTTTTACCCCCGTGGGGGTGGCAGCGGTGGAGGTACAGGGGGCGGCGTCACCGAGGAGCAGGAGGGCTTTGCGGACGGCTTTGTCAAAGCCCTGGACGATCTGCACAAGATGAACCACGTGACGCCCCCCAATGTGTCCCTGGGCGCCAGCGGAGGACCCCAGGCCGGACCAGGGGGCGTCTATGCTGGACCGGAGCCGCCTCCCGTCTACACCAACCTCAGCAGTTACTCCCCAGCCTCTGCACCCTCTGGAGGCTCCGGGACTGCCGTCGGGAGTGGGAGCTCGTACCCGACGGCCACCATCAGCTACCTCCCACATGCACCACCCTTTGCGGGCGGCCACCCGACGCAGCTGAGCTTGAGTCGCGGCGCTTCCGCCTTTAAAGAGGAACCCCAGACCGTACCGGAGGCACGCAGCCGCGACGCCACGCCGCCCGTGTCCCCCATCAACATGGAAGACCAGGAGCGCATCAAAGTGGAGCGAAAGCGGCTGCGGAACAGGCTGGCGGCCACCAAATGCCGGAAGCGGAAGCTGGAGCGAATCGCGCGCCTGGAGGACAAGGTGAAGACACTCAAGGCTGAGAACGCGGGGCTGTCGAGTACTGCCGGCCTCCTACGGGAGCAAGTGGCCCAGCTCAAGCAGAAGGTCATGACCCACGTCAGCAACGGCTGCCAGCTGCTGCTAGGGGTCAAGGGACACGCCTTCTGA